The stretch of DNA CGAATGGCGCAACACTGGAGTTATCGTTATATGTTAGTAGATGGTCACGGAAACTTTGGATCAGTTGATGGAGATGCGGCGGCAGCAATGCGTTATACCGAGTCCCGTATGTCGAAAATCGCGATGGAATTACTGCGTGATATCAACAAAAACACAATTGACTTCAAAGATAATTATGATGGTCAAGAAAAAGAACCGATTGTCCTACCAAGTCGTTATCCAAACTTATTGGTAAACGGTACGTCAGGGATTGCAGTTGGTATGGCAACAAATATTCCGCCACATCATTTGGGTGAAACCATTGAAGCTGTGTTGGCACTTGCTGAAAATGAAGCCATCACTACTGAAGAGCTAATGGAAATCATTCCGGGTCCTGATTTCCCAACTGGTGGTATTATTTTAGGACGAAGCGGCATTCGTCGTGCTTATGAAACTGGGCGTGGATCTGTCATTATCCGCGGTAAAGTTGAAATTGAACAAAAATCGAATGGCAAGGAAGTCATTTTAGTTCATGAACTTCCATTCCAAGTGAATAAGGCTCGCCTTATCGAAAAAATCGCGGAACTTGTGCGCGATAAGAAAATTGACGGCATTACAGATCTTCGCGATGAGTCAGACCGTAACGGAATGCGCATCGTCATTGAAGTCCGTAAAGACGCCAATGCTAACGTTCTATTAAACAATTTATATAAACAAACAGCTCTTCAATCAAGCTTTGGTGTGAATATGCTGGCGCTTGTCGATGGTCAGCCAAAAGTACTTGGCTTGAAAGAGATTTTATATCATTATTTAGAGCACCAAAAAGTCGTCATTAAACGACGTACACAGTTTGAACTGACAAAAGCGGAAGACCGAGCTCACATTTTAGAAGGTCTTCGTATCGCTTTGGATCATATTGATGAAATCATTGCATTGATCCGTAGTTCACAGACGGGAGAAGAAGCAAAACAAGGATTAATTGCTCAATTCAACTTGTCTGAACGTCAAGCCCAAGCAATTCTTGATATGCGTCTTCAACGTTTAACTGGTTTGGAACGCGATAAAATTGAAGAAGAATACAAGGAACTTCAAAAACTGATTGCAGAACTTCGAGCGATTTTAGCGGACGAATTGAAAGTTATTCAAATCATTCGTGAAGAGTTGAATGAAGTCAAAGAGCGTTTCAGCGATAAACGACGTACGGAAATTACTGCAGGTGGCGCTGAAATGATGGAAGACGAAGACTTGATTCCACGTGAGAACTCTGTTCTGACTTTGACTCATAATGGATACATTAAACGTCTGCCGGTAAATACGTATCGTAGCCAAAAACGTGGTGGACGAGGCGTACAAGGAATGGGTACGAATGAAAATGATTTCGTCGAACATCTCCTATACACTTCTACTCACGATACCATCCTGTTCTTTACCAACACAGGTAAGGTGTATCGTGCGAAAGGATACGAAATTCCTGAGTACGGTCGTACAGCTAAAGGATTGCCAATCGTCAATTTATTAGGTGTCGATAAAGAAGAGAAAGTTACCGCAATGATTCAGATGGCATCATTTGAAGACGATGCGTACTTCATCTTTACCACGCGTCTGGGTGTAACGAAACGTACGCCAGTCAGTGGATTTGCCAATATTCGAGCGAACGGTCTTATCTCAATCTCTTTAAGAGACGACGATGAGTTGATTTCTGTGCGATTGACCGATGGGAAAAAACACATCATCATCGGAACTCGTAATGGTATGCTCGTACGTTTTGAAGAAACAGATATCCGTTCAATGGGACGTACAGCATCTGGAGTTCGAGGAATTCGATTACGTGAAGACGATCACGTCGTTGGTATGGAAATCCTGGAGCCAGGTCAGGAAGTATTGGTAGTGACGGAGAATGGTTACGGAAAACGTACACCTGAAGAGGAGTATCGTTTGCAGTCTCGTGGTGGAGTTGGTATTAAGACAAGCCAAATCACCGATAAAACTGGTCCATTATCCGCAGTTAAAGCGGTTGATGGTTCAGAAGATTTGATGCTCATCACGATTAATGGAATGTTAATTCGAATGGATGTTAACAGCATTTCTATCACTGGCCGCAGCACGCAAGGTGTTCGCTTGATTCGTTTAGGCGATGATGAACTTGTGGCAACTGTCGCAAAAGTAGAGAAAGCTGAAGATGAAGAAGAATTTGATGAAGATGGTGAAGAAAGCACAACTTCAATAGTTGATGGAGAAGAATCAACAACTGAAGCAAGTGAAGACTTACCGACAGAATCAGATT from Paenisporosarcina sp. FSL H8-0542 encodes:
- the gyrA gene encoding DNA gyrase subunit A, whose product is MTNIANDGVRGINISTEMKTSFLDYAMSVIVQRALPDVRDGLKPVHRRILYAMQDLGNTAEKPYKKSARIVGDVIGKYHPHGDTAVYDTMVRMAQHWSYRYMLVDGHGNFGSVDGDAAAAMRYTESRMSKIAMELLRDINKNTIDFKDNYDGQEKEPIVLPSRYPNLLVNGTSGIAVGMATNIPPHHLGETIEAVLALAENEAITTEELMEIIPGPDFPTGGIILGRSGIRRAYETGRGSVIIRGKVEIEQKSNGKEVILVHELPFQVNKARLIEKIAELVRDKKIDGITDLRDESDRNGMRIVIEVRKDANANVLLNNLYKQTALQSSFGVNMLALVDGQPKVLGLKEILYHYLEHQKVVIKRRTQFELTKAEDRAHILEGLRIALDHIDEIIALIRSSQTGEEAKQGLIAQFNLSERQAQAILDMRLQRLTGLERDKIEEEYKELQKLIAELRAILADELKVIQIIREELNEVKERFSDKRRTEITAGGAEMMEDEDLIPRENSVLTLTHNGYIKRLPVNTYRSQKRGGRGVQGMGTNENDFVEHLLYTSTHDTILFFTNTGKVYRAKGYEIPEYGRTAKGLPIVNLLGVDKEEKVTAMIQMASFEDDAYFIFTTRLGVTKRTPVSGFANIRANGLISISLRDDDELISVRLTDGKKHIIIGTRNGMLVRFEETDIRSMGRTASGVRGIRLREDDHVVGMEILEPGQEVLVVTENGYGKRTPEEEYRLQSRGGVGIKTSQITDKTGPLSAVKAVDGSEDLMLITINGMLIRMDVNSISITGRSTQGVRLIRLGDDELVATVAKVEKAEDEEEFDEDGEESTTSIVDGEESTTEASEDLPTESDSSEE